One part of the Tachysurus vachellii isolate PV-2020 chromosome 6, HZAU_Pvac_v1, whole genome shotgun sequence genome encodes these proteins:
- the bcl2l11 gene encoding bcl-2-like protein 11 isoform X3, whose translation MRMLEYFFRLFPKGQLLKVEPLGGAQISRKLYLWMNFFLAFCLPVNCTAIQSFVMPRTRASVSRFVPLIYSVTSPWARAPLLMFTAVWNIPQRGLDCALHRPRQNRADGPAFLKEQGERGESGSRAEPCESPQPGELDVFYRAAIAVPNIRVAYQSRSPVFRTLSRSSSGYFSFDSEPSSPLITHSTATQTPSPSSQVITHALQRISEARGDAHNHDGNQEQDKDNRIKASRWKRFFILRKM comes from the exons ATGCGGATGCTTGAATATTTTTTTCGCTTATTTCCGAAGGGGCAGTTGCTCAAAGTTGAGCCACTAGGAGGAGCTCAAATTTCCAGAAAACTTTATTTGtggatgaatttttttttggctttttgtcTGCCAGTCAACTGCACGGCAATCCAATCGTTTGTGATGCCGAGGACACGCGCTTCCGTCTCGCGCTTCGTGCCGCTTATATACTCCGTCACATCGCCGTGGGCACGAGCGCCTCTCCTAATGTTTACAGCAGTGTGGAACATTCCGCAGCGTGGACTCGACTGCGCACTACATCGCCC ACGGCAAAACCGGGCCGATGGCCCAGCCTTCTTAAAGGAGCAGGGGGAACGCGGAGAGAGCGGCTCCCGGGCCGAGCCGTGTGAGAGCCCTCAGCCGGGCGAATTGGACGTGTTTTATAGGGCAGCGATCGCGGTGCCGAATATCCGTGTGGCTTACCAGTCAAGGTCGCCTGTGTTCAGAACCCTCTCCAGGTCGTCCAGTGGATATTTTTCGTTCGACAGCGAACCGAGTTCTCCGCTAATCACCCATAGCACCGCCACTCAGACCCCGAGTCCGTCTAGTCAAGTGATAACTCACGCCCTGCAGCGCATTTCAGAAGCGCGAGGCGACGCGCACAATCATG ACGGCAACCAGGAACAAGATAAAGACAACAGGATAAAGGCAAGCAGATGGAAAAGGTTTTTTATATTGCGTAAAATGTGA
- the bcl2l11 gene encoding bcl-2-like protein 11 isoform X2 — protein MRMLEYFFRLFPKGQLLKVEPLGGAQISRKLYLWMNFFLAFCLPVNCTAIQSFVMPRTRASVSRFVPLIYSVTSPWARAPLLMFTAVWNIPQRGLDCALHRPRQNRADGPAFLKEQGERGESGSRAEPCESPQPGELDVFYRAAIAVPNIRVAYQSRSPVFRTLSRSSSGYFSFDSEPSSPLITHSTATQTPSPSSQVITHALQRISEARGDAHNHGKIYLLAVKIIFCEAQTREPTISVLCYRKVGDEYCDKSFNWSALL, from the exons ATGCGGATGCTTGAATATTTTTTTCGCTTATTTCCGAAGGGGCAGTTGCTCAAAGTTGAGCCACTAGGAGGAGCTCAAATTTCCAGAAAACTTTATTTGtggatgaatttttttttggctttttgtcTGCCAGTCAACTGCACGGCAATCCAATCGTTTGTGATGCCGAGGACACGCGCTTCCGTCTCGCGCTTCGTGCCGCTTATATACTCCGTCACATCGCCGTGGGCACGAGCGCCTCTCCTAATGTTTACAGCAGTGTGGAACATTCCGCAGCGTGGACTCGACTGCGCACTACATCGCCC ACGGCAAAACCGGGCCGATGGCCCAGCCTTCTTAAAGGAGCAGGGGGAACGCGGAGAGAGCGGCTCCCGGGCCGAGCCGTGTGAGAGCCCTCAGCCGGGCGAATTGGACGTGTTTTATAGGGCAGCGATCGCGGTGCCGAATATCCGTGTGGCTTACCAGTCAAGGTCGCCTGTGTTCAGAACCCTCTCCAGGTCGTCCAGTGGATATTTTTCGTTCGACAGCGAACCGAGTTCTCCGCTAATCACCCATAGCACCGCCACTCAGACCCCGAGTCCGTCTAGTCAAGTGATAACTCACGCCCTGCAGCGCATTTCAGAAGCGCGAGGCGACGCGCACAATCATG GAAAAATTTATCTTCTGGCAGTCAAAATAATCTTTTGTGAAGCCCAGACACGAGAGCCAACCATCTCTGTTCTCTGCTATAGAAAGGTAGGAGATGAGTACTGCGATAAATCGTTTAACTGGAGTGCTTTGCTATAG